In Spirosoma aureum, a single genomic region encodes these proteins:
- a CDS encoding Crp/Fnr family transcriptional regulator has product MKDDSLYTYLTNLVNSEDRWAPNTVVRQKFDRAVYIYQPGDQQTCIHLIERGVVKIGSYSPDGERVAYDILQPGEFFGDLNYLDDTEFFEFAKAVTSVTVLSIDLRFFKHIIVHNPIASDWFNSNVVRRWWKAETRLLYMTRGDIDARLANLRKEYDKLVRDNEGKSHNVFNLLSLQVLADLTGTTRQTISKKLKEAVF; this is encoded by the coding sequence ATGAAGGATGACTCATTGTATACCTATCTAACAAATTTAGTAAATAGTGAAGATCGGTGGGCTCCGAATACTGTTGTCAGGCAAAAGTTCGATAGAGCGGTTTACATTTATCAGCCCGGCGATCAACAAACCTGCATTCACCTGATTGAACGAGGTGTGGTAAAAATTGGCAGCTACTCGCCCGATGGCGAACGGGTAGCTTATGATATATTACAGCCCGGCGAATTTTTTGGCGATCTGAATTATCTGGATGATACCGAATTTTTTGAGTTTGCAAAAGCGGTCACGAGTGTAACCGTTCTATCTATTGACCTTCGTTTTTTTAAACACATCATTGTTCACAACCCAATTGCATCCGACTGGTTTAATAGCAACGTTGTTCGACGATGGTGGAAAGCCGAAACCCGGCTACTCTATATGACTCGTGGTGATATAGATGCCCGGCTGGCCAATCTTCGGAAAGAATACGACAAACTCGTTCGTGACAATGAAGGCAAGTCCCATAACGTGTTTAACTTATTATCTCTTCAGGTACTGGCCGATCTTACTGGAACAACCCGACAAACTATTTCCAAGAAACTAAAAGAAGCCGTGTTCTAG
- a CDS encoding M20/M25/M40 family metallo-hydrolase has protein sequence MHRTFYVPRFRLVLFCIGTAGFLTAFYSNTISLEKAFTRINEEVMQHSRAYETLSDATQQVGHRLTGSPNGTRAEAYAFDLLSSYGFKEVRYEPFEVEAWTRDTVTLSVVPNRSDNFREVKVVSLAHSPVEAHVKGEIVDVGNGLEGDFAALKDKLKGKVALVNIGLAAPTKGARNLHRSEKTALAIQYGASGVIMVNLVPGNVLLTGTASVTGKLIPIPSVCISYESGQSLRSWMQEEANPLHAVIDMTNTSRKIRARNVIATLKGSKYPDEKIIVGGHLDSWDLATGAIDNGIGSFAIMDIARTFKALKLKPKRTIEFVLFMGEEQGLLGSRAMVENLKKSGQLDKVRYMLNLDMTNDPTGLNAFGRSDMVSFLNTVGETIKRAEPAFANEMQNQAGLHSDHQPFMLEGVPVVGMNGHLAREVLDCYHANCDRITLVNADQLKNTVRYSTMLLFALADADDIPTRRQTDTQTRDYLVTQGLRTPLQIANEWRWKE, from the coding sequence ATGCACCGAACGTTTTACGTGCCCCGCTTCCGGCTCGTCCTGTTCTGTATCGGCACTGCCGGTTTCCTGACCGCTTTTTACTCCAACACTATTTCGCTCGAAAAAGCCTTCACTCGTATCAATGAGGAGGTGATGCAGCACAGTCGAGCCTATGAAACGCTCTCCGATGCAACGCAGCAGGTAGGACATCGGCTTACGGGTAGCCCCAACGGTACCCGCGCCGAAGCGTATGCCTTTGATCTCCTATCGTCTTATGGTTTCAAGGAAGTTCGTTATGAGCCTTTTGAGGTCGAAGCCTGGACACGCGACACCGTTACTTTATCGGTTGTACCAAACCGGAGCGATAATTTTCGGGAAGTAAAGGTTGTATCGCTGGCGCACTCACCCGTTGAGGCTCACGTGAAAGGTGAAATCGTGGATGTCGGCAATGGACTGGAAGGCGACTTTGCGGCTTTAAAAGATAAACTGAAAGGTAAAGTTGCGCTGGTAAATATTGGTCTGGCCGCTCCCACAAAAGGTGCCCGTAACTTACACCGTTCCGAAAAAACAGCACTGGCCATTCAGTATGGGGCTTCGGGGGTGATCATGGTCAACCTGGTTCCGGGAAATGTATTACTGACCGGAACGGCCTCGGTTACGGGTAAACTGATTCCGATTCCATCTGTCTGTATCTCCTACGAAAGCGGACAATCATTGCGTTCATGGATGCAGGAAGAGGCTAACCCGCTGCATGCTGTTATCGATATGACCAATACGAGTCGTAAGATTCGGGCCCGAAATGTCATTGCAACGCTCAAAGGCTCGAAGTATCCTGACGAAAAGATCATTGTCGGTGGCCATCTGGATTCCTGGGATCTGGCAACGGGCGCCATTGATAACGGCATCGGTTCATTCGCTATCATGGACATTGCCCGAACCTTCAAAGCACTGAAGCTGAAACCCAAACGCACCATTGAATTCGTGCTCTTTATGGGAGAAGAACAGGGCTTGCTTGGCTCGCGGGCGATGGTCGAAAATCTGAAAAAAAGCGGCCAGCTCGACAAAGTCCGCTATATGCTGAACCTCGACATGACCAATGATCCGACGGGGCTGAACGCTTTTGGTCGTTCCGATATGGTATCGTTTCTGAATACGGTTGGCGAAACGATCAAGCGAGCTGAACCGGCATTCGCCAACGAGATGCAAAATCAGGCCGGACTTCATTCCGATCACCAGCCGTTCATGCTAGAAGGCGTTCCGGTCGTTGGCATGAATGGTCATCTTGCCCGTGAAGTACTGGATTGCTATCACGCTAACTGCGATCGCATTACACTTGTCAATGCCGACCAGTTGAAAAACACAGTCCGCTACTCAACTATGCTGCTTTTTGCCCTTGCCGATGCCGATGATATTCCGACTCGGCGACAAACGGATACGCAAACTCGTGATTATCTGGTAACCCAAGGCTTACGCACACCCCTACAGATTGCCAATGAGTGGCGCTGGAAAGAGTAA
- a CDS encoding DUF3431 domain-containing protein: MLELVVAHYTENLNWLRNLPSGIRLTVYDKSPDHSAGSDAISLPNIGREAHTYLHHIVSRYDSLADWTLFAQGKPFDHAFDFKKTVKSFVDKSDHIDDPVQKPFHWLGHLIDTDDNRGERLFQPWSKNEDGRRLDLRGFHQTLFDTAGPVLYTFVLGAQFAIHRDAIRQQPLTFYERALAVSITFPDAAHCFERSWDRVFGLTGIDPDWLAGRQTVYLKPMKNQLPEKL; this comes from the coding sequence ATGCTCGAACTCGTCGTTGCTCATTATACGGAAAATCTAAACTGGCTCCGCAACCTGCCTTCCGGAATTCGTCTGACTGTTTACGATAAAAGCCCGGATCATTCAGCCGGATCTGATGCGATTTCGCTCCCTAACATTGGCCGGGAAGCGCATACGTATTTGCACCACATAGTCAGTCGATATGATTCGCTGGCCGACTGGACACTTTTCGCTCAGGGAAAGCCCTTCGATCACGCATTTGATTTTAAGAAAACCGTAAAATCATTTGTCGATAAGTCTGATCACATAGACGATCCGGTCCAGAAACCATTTCACTGGCTGGGTCATCTGATCGACACCGATGATAACCGGGGGGAACGTCTTTTTCAACCGTGGAGCAAAAACGAGGATGGGCGGAGACTTGATTTGCGGGGCTTTCACCAGACGCTGTTTGATACGGCTGGACCAGTACTTTACACGTTTGTGTTGGGTGCTCAGTTTGCCATCCATCGCGATGCCATTCGGCAACAGCCACTTACTTTTTATGAACGGGCTCTGGCTGTGTCCATCACATTTCCGGATGCGGCCCATTGCTTCGAGCGGAGCTGGGACCGTGTTTTTGGTCTGACTGGTATTGACCCCGACTGGCTTGCCGGCCGGCAAACCGTCTACCTGAAGCCCATGAAAAACCAGTTACCCGAAAAGTTGTAG
- the mptB gene encoding polyprenol phosphomannose-dependent alpha 1,6 mannosyltransferase MptB produces MIVTPLRFLWLILSAASYVTLAYFVTRQQFGWLISLSTVLLLGYTWAIRRIDKQREGSTDRVLFASAIGFRLLLLFAVPCLSDDVYRFVWDGRLLAHGFNPYLYLPSRLVETDLAATAGLDRVLFQQLNSPDYFTVYPPLNQAIFGLAAWLSPHSLLGNIVWLRIPILLSEIGSLWLMTRLFRRLNRNPNLALLYGLNPLVILELTGNLHFEAVMIFFTLLAGWWLLTERWIRSAAALALAIGTKLLPLLLLPLIVRWLGWRKGMVYATLAGVFTILQFLPFASLELVQNVVSSVNLYFQKFEFNASVYYVLRSVGYWIKGYNAIETIGFWLSITTTLSILWISFRWRNVSVPAQILAILTLYFGFATTVHPWYITTVVAASVFTRFRYPLVWSAIIPVSYFTYRTIPYHENLWLTAAEYSTVVAVAFWEVRIGQKSNKKTTGISTNGFF; encoded by the coding sequence ATGATCGTAACTCCGCTTCGTTTTCTTTGGTTGATTTTATCGGCCGCTTCGTATGTTACCCTGGCCTATTTCGTTACCCGTCAGCAATTCGGATGGTTGATTAGTTTATCGACTGTCTTATTGCTGGGGTATACATGGGCGATTCGCCGGATTGATAAGCAGCGCGAAGGGTCGACTGACCGTGTCCTGTTTGCTTCAGCAATCGGCTTTAGGCTCCTATTGCTCTTTGCCGTTCCCTGCCTTTCCGACGATGTGTATCGATTCGTTTGGGATGGGCGTCTGCTGGCACATGGATTTAATCCGTATCTATATCTGCCATCCAGACTTGTTGAAACCGATTTAGCTGCCACAGCCGGTTTAGACCGAGTGTTGTTTCAGCAACTTAATTCTCCAGATTATTTCACGGTCTACCCGCCTTTAAATCAGGCAATATTCGGACTGGCTGCCTGGCTATCGCCACATAGTTTATTGGGTAATATTGTCTGGTTGCGCATTCCAATTCTGCTTAGTGAAATAGGGTCGCTTTGGTTAATGACCAGGCTATTTCGTCGGTTGAACCGTAACCCCAATCTGGCTCTATTATATGGACTGAATCCGCTGGTTATTCTGGAACTGACAGGAAACTTGCATTTTGAGGCCGTTATGATCTTTTTTACGCTGCTGGCTGGCTGGTGGCTTTTGACAGAACGCTGGATACGTTCCGCGGCTGCGTTGGCACTGGCCATTGGTACAAAATTGCTGCCTTTATTGCTGTTGCCACTGATTGTTCGATGGCTAGGCTGGCGAAAGGGAATGGTTTATGCCACGCTAGCCGGTGTTTTCACTATTCTCCAGTTTTTGCCATTTGCGAGTCTGGAACTGGTTCAAAATGTAGTATCGAGCGTAAATCTGTATTTTCAGAAATTTGAATTTAATGCCAGTGTGTATTATGTTCTGCGGTCTGTTGGTTATTGGATTAAGGGGTATAATGCCATTGAAACCATTGGCTTCTGGCTGTCGATTACAACAACGCTGAGCATTTTGTGGATTTCGTTCCGGTGGCGTAACGTATCGGTTCCGGCGCAGATATTGGCAATCTTGACCCTCTATTTCGGTTTTGCAACGACGGTACATCCCTGGTATATCACCACGGTCGTTGCGGCTTCGGTCTTCACCCGATTTCGGTATCCGTTGGTTTGGTCTGCGATAATTCCGGTATCGTACTTTACCTATCGCACAATACCCTATCATGAAAACCTGTGGCTGACCGCAGCTGAATATAGTACAGTTGTAGCGGTTGCATTTTGGGAGGTAAGAATAGGCCAGAAATCCAATAAAAAAACCACTGGCATTTCGACCAATGGCTTTTTCTGA
- a CDS encoding TonB-dependent receptor, whose translation MRQRLAYFLCITAYFTLLAGTNLFGQATDASIIGLVKGTNGEVLPGATVTARNESTGFQINTITNTDGRFTFRQAPLGGPYTVIVSYVGYVNQSRTGYRLNQGDQVVINVNLAENTNELQEVKVTENALKSRVDRLGASTAITADNIAKLPVNNRSFTNLLALSPLSNGGSVGGQLPSSTNYLIDGASARNNLTSGALGSGPYSLSLEAIREFEITTNDYDVTKGRQGGGSVSVVTKSGTNQITGTAFTYYNASGLSSARDIRGNVRAVDFSRFQYGFSLGGPIIKDKLHYFVALDRQTESSPFYIADIRSDADANALGISKAVLDSVITIGRQKYGLSNTQQVGEFSRETVANTLFTRLDWQINPRNILTIRNNFSNWNNPNSNNDNSAINLFEVYGNFKSRENSTLISLRSTLKPTLINELKVQYQSATRNYEANNLLPSANIPRAIVTVRSILPNGRSSNTSVQLGGQRFTPERNLENQVQLANTLYWNKGRYNFTFGTDNTLTYLDTYISNEQNGRFIFNSLSEFNNLNPSRYAREVPINGIPSVQQYVLNASLFGQVQFNPHPDVAVQAGLRWDLTSYLTKGDYNPTVERALGLRTDANPTDWNNIQPRFQLTWNPGGRNRDVFRLGGGVFSAYVINYAQVNNIQNSGTKVASIDVTRPANVNQPNPVPVPNFVSYRNDPSTAPGIPAGTNIVSTINLNDPNFQVPTIYKANAAYSRFIGDNIRLGANVLYTYTTNNYVYIDKNLVDQPAFTLTNEANRSVFVPANTIATSSGQTDNVLGRKTQEVGRTLMLTNGARLKTLTFVVDGEIRLPRNGSLAFSYTWNDAKDNTSYNGNVANTSTFRPVKSDPRSLNEINYSDNQFRHKLVAYGSTPAIGGVVLSVRFTGMGGTRYSLLVDGDINGDFVGGPGNDNDLAFVFDPTNPEVAQSVRTSIQRVLDNPDNRAAKHIRNSIGSIADRNGGENGFSGTFDVRLSKIFKTYKTQKLEVSVDVFNFANLLGQALDGVITKGAEATSGRNWGGNFNLGNQTLLTPSGFNATSRQYAYRVNENVGVTQKNGTPYSVQLGARYSF comes from the coding sequence ATGCGGCAACGTTTAGCTTATTTTCTCTGCATTACAGCGTATTTTACACTTTTGGCTGGCACCAACCTCTTCGGACAGGCTACCGATGCCAGTATTATCGGCCTGGTAAAAGGAACAAATGGCGAGGTATTACCGGGCGCAACCGTTACTGCCCGCAACGAATCGACGGGGTTCCAGATCAATACGATCACCAATACTGATGGGCGATTTACGTTCAGGCAGGCTCCTCTTGGCGGACCCTATACAGTTATTGTTTCGTATGTCGGTTATGTTAATCAATCCCGAACAGGTTATCGGCTCAATCAGGGCGACCAGGTGGTGATCAATGTTAATCTGGCCGAAAATACCAACGAGTTGCAGGAGGTAAAAGTGACAGAAAACGCACTCAAAAGCCGAGTCGATCGGTTAGGCGCTTCCACGGCTATCACGGCCGACAATATTGCCAAATTGCCCGTCAACAACCGAAGCTTCACCAACTTATTAGCCCTGTCGCCATTAAGTAACGGCGGTAGCGTTGGCGGCCAGTTACCATCATCGACCAATTACCTGATCGACGGGGCCAGCGCACGCAATAACCTGACCAGTGGTGCCCTGGGCAGTGGACCTTATTCGTTATCGCTCGAAGCCATCCGTGAGTTTGAAATCACAACCAATGACTACGATGTAACGAAAGGACGTCAGGGCGGAGGGTCGGTTAGTGTCGTCACTAAATCAGGAACAAATCAAATTACCGGTACGGCTTTCACCTATTACAACGCCAGTGGCTTGTCTAGCGCCAGAGACATTCGCGGTAATGTTCGAGCGGTCGATTTCAGTCGATTCCAGTATGGGTTCAGCTTAGGTGGCCCTATTATCAAGGACAAACTCCATTACTTTGTTGCGCTGGATCGGCAGACAGAATCATCCCCTTTTTACATCGCTGACATTCGATCCGATGCTGATGCCAATGCACTGGGTATCAGCAAAGCCGTACTGGACAGTGTCATCACGATTGGGCGGCAGAAATATGGATTGAGCAATACGCAGCAAGTGGGAGAATTCAGCCGGGAAACCGTGGCCAATACCCTCTTTACCCGTCTGGATTGGCAGATCAATCCCAGAAACATCCTCACGATCCGCAATAATTTCAGCAACTGGAACAACCCCAATAGTAATAACGACAACTCAGCGATCAATTTATTTGAGGTATATGGCAACTTCAAATCCCGGGAGAATAGCACCCTGATCTCCCTCCGCTCTACGCTGAAGCCGACACTGATCAATGAATTGAAAGTACAGTATCAGTCGGCTACCCGAAATTACGAAGCCAACAACCTGTTGCCATCAGCCAATATTCCCCGCGCCATCGTCACGGTTCGTTCGATATTGCCAAACGGTCGAAGCAGCAATACCTCCGTTCAATTGGGAGGACAGCGATTCACTCCAGAACGCAATCTGGAAAACCAGGTCCAACTGGCCAATACCCTTTATTGGAACAAAGGGCGGTATAATTTCACATTCGGGACCGATAACACGTTGACGTATCTGGACACCTATATTTCCAATGAGCAAAATGGCCGGTTTATTTTCAACAGTCTGAGCGAGTTTAACAATCTGAATCCATCACGCTATGCTCGGGAAGTACCGATCAATGGGATTCCATCGGTGCAGCAGTATGTACTCAATGCGTCGTTGTTTGGGCAGGTGCAGTTCAATCCTCATCCCGATGTGGCTGTACAGGCAGGCTTACGCTGGGATCTGACCAGCTATCTGACAAAAGGCGATTATAACCCAACAGTAGAACGGGCATTAGGACTGCGTACCGATGCCAATCCAACTGACTGGAATAATATTCAGCCCCGCTTTCAGTTGACCTGGAACCCAGGTGGTAGAAACCGGGATGTATTCCGGCTGGGAGGTGGCGTATTTTCAGCATATGTCATCAACTACGCCCAGGTGAACAACATTCAGAATAGCGGAACCAAAGTTGCCTCAATCGATGTAACGCGACCCGCCAATGTAAACCAGCCTAATCCAGTGCCGGTGCCAAATTTTGTGTCTTACCGCAACGACCCCAGTACGGCTCCAGGCATACCAGCGGGCACCAACATCGTGTCGACAATCAATCTGAATGACCCCAACTTTCAGGTGCCTACTATTTATAAAGCAAACGCAGCCTACAGTCGATTTATCGGCGATAATATCCGGCTGGGGGCCAACGTCCTGTATACATATACAACAAATAATTACGTGTATATCGACAAGAATCTGGTCGATCAGCCTGCTTTTACGCTAACCAACGAAGCCAACCGGAGTGTGTTTGTACCTGCCAATACGATCGCTACTAGTAGTGGTCAGACCGATAACGTGCTGGGACGTAAAACGCAGGAAGTTGGCCGAACACTAATGCTGACCAATGGCGCCCGGCTTAAAACTCTGACGTTTGTTGTTGATGGCGAGATTCGTCTGCCGCGTAACGGATCACTGGCCTTCAGCTATACCTGGAACGATGCCAAAGACAACACATCCTACAATGGAAACGTAGCCAATACATCTACGTTCAGGCCCGTCAAGAGTGATCCGCGCAGCCTGAATGAGATCAACTATTCGGACAATCAGTTCCGGCACAAACTCGTAGCCTACGGGTCGACACCGGCTATTGGGGGCGTTGTGCTTAGTGTACGTTTTACGGGTATGGGTGGGACACGCTATTCATTATTAGTAGATGGCGACATCAACGGTGACTTTGTCGGTGGGCCTGGTAACGATAATGACCTGGCCTTTGTCTTTGATCCTACGAATCCGGAAGTAGCCCAATCGGTTCGCACATCGATCCAGCGCGTGCTTGACAATCCCGACAACCGTGCCGCGAAGCATATTCGCAACAGTATTGGCTCTATTGCCGATCGGAACGGTGGTGAAAATGGATTTTCGGGTACGTTCGATGTACGGCTCTCAAAGATTTTCAAGACCTATAAAACTCAGAAATTAGAGGTTTCGGTAGACGTTTTCAACTTTGCAAACCTACTTGGCCAGGCCCTGGACGGTGTTATAACGAAAGGTGCCGAAGCAACTTCAGGCCGGAATTGGGGTGGAAATTTCAATCTTGGCAATCAAACACTGCTAACACCATCTGGTTTTAATGCCACAAGTCGCCAGTATGCTTACCGCGTCAATGAAAACGTAGGGGTTACGCAGAAAAACGGCACTCCATACTCCGTACAGTTAGGAGCCCGCTATTCGTTCTAA
- a CDS encoding S9 family peptidase: MKRTCFTLITTLTLYSMTQAQTLKAPKAAIKPKELITNGHKRIDNYYYLNERENPEVIKYLKAENAYLDQVLAPVKGLQEKLFEEMKGRIKQQDESVPYKEGPYYYYTRFITGGEYPIYCRKKGSLEGTEEIMFDGNAMAKGHNYYQIGGYEISDNDELAIFAEDTVSRRLYTLRIKNLKTGQIYPEFIPDTEGGSFAWATDNKTLFYIKKDPQTLLGYQVYRHVLGTDPKTDVLVYEEQDNQFYMGLGRSKSKKYITIGSDHNGVSTEYRLLEASNPTGEFKVFLPREKGHEYDIVHYQNKFYVRTNWKAENFRLMEVPEGKTADRTAWKEVIAHRPDVYLDNMDVFVNHLVLGERKAGLTNIRVINQKTRTDEYLDFGEPAYVSGIGYNPDFNTNVLRYSYASLTTPNSTFDYNMDTHEKKLMKQQEVLGGFDKNNYVSERFYVSARDGAQIPVSLVYRKGTPKDGSAPLLQYSYGSYGYSTDPGFGSTRLSLLDRGFIYAIAHIRGGQEMGRRWYEDGKMLKKKNTFNDFVDVSEYLIKNKYTSSDKLFAMGGSAGGLLMGAIINQAPQLYRGVVAAVPFVDVVTTMLDESIPLTTGEFEEWGNPKQKQYYDYMLSYSPYDNVEKKAYPNLLVTTGLHDSQVQYWEPAKWVAKLRAMKTDNNQLLLHTNMEAGHGGASGRFQALREIALEYAFMLNLVGEKQ, encoded by the coding sequence ATGAAACGAACTTGTTTTACTCTCATTACCACGCTCACGCTGTATAGCATGACACAGGCACAAACACTTAAGGCTCCCAAGGCCGCGATTAAACCGAAAGAATTAATCACGAACGGCCACAAGCGAATCGACAATTATTATTACCTCAATGAGCGGGAAAATCCGGAGGTCATCAAGTATCTGAAAGCCGAAAACGCTTACCTCGATCAGGTACTGGCGCCCGTTAAGGGGCTACAGGAAAAGCTCTTTGAGGAGATGAAAGGCCGAATCAAGCAACAGGATGAATCCGTTCCGTATAAAGAAGGGCCATATTATTATTACACCCGATTCATAACCGGGGGCGAGTACCCGATTTATTGCCGCAAAAAGGGTTCTCTGGAAGGTACCGAAGAAATAATGTTCGACGGTAACGCCATGGCTAAGGGGCATAATTACTACCAGATCGGTGGGTATGAAATATCGGATAATGACGAACTGGCCATTTTCGCCGAAGATACCGTTAGCCGGAGACTCTATACGCTACGGATAAAAAATCTGAAAACGGGTCAGATTTATCCCGAATTCATTCCGGATACCGAAGGTGGTAGTTTCGCTTGGGCAACCGACAACAAGACCTTGTTTTACATCAAGAAAGACCCACAGACGCTACTGGGTTACCAGGTATATCGGCATGTGCTGGGCACTGACCCCAAAACCGATGTACTGGTTTACGAAGAGCAGGATAACCAGTTTTACATGGGGCTGGGTCGATCAAAATCCAAGAAATACATCACGATTGGCTCCGACCATAATGGTGTCTCGACGGAATATCGCCTTCTGGAAGCCAGCAATCCAACGGGCGAATTCAAGGTTTTTCTGCCGCGGGAGAAAGGTCATGAATACGATATCGTTCATTATCAAAACAAATTCTATGTCCGTACGAACTGGAAGGCCGAGAATTTCCGGTTGATGGAAGTGCCAGAAGGTAAAACCGCCGACCGCACTGCCTGGAAAGAGGTAATTGCCCATCGGCCTGACGTTTATCTCGACAATATGGACGTATTTGTCAATCACCTCGTATTGGGTGAACGGAAAGCGGGCCTGACGAACATTCGGGTTATCAACCAAAAAACCAGGACCGACGAATACCTCGACTTTGGCGAACCGGCTTATGTTTCGGGCATTGGTTATAACCCGGATTTCAACACAAATGTGCTTCGTTATAGTTATGCATCGCTGACAACGCCCAACTCCACCTTCGATTACAACATGGACACCCATGAGAAAAAGCTGATGAAACAGCAGGAGGTGCTGGGTGGTTTCGATAAAAACAACTATGTCTCGGAGCGGTTTTACGTGTCGGCCCGCGACGGTGCGCAGATTCCAGTTTCTCTTGTTTATCGTAAAGGCACGCCCAAAGATGGCTCGGCTCCGCTCCTCCAGTATTCCTATGGTTCCTATGGCTACTCCACCGATCCGGGCTTTGGCTCTACGCGCCTGAGCCTGCTCGATCGGGGATTTATCTATGCCATCGCCCACATCCGGGGTGGCCAGGAAATGGGCCGTCGGTGGTACGAAGATGGCAAGATGCTGAAGAAGAAAAATACGTTTAACGATTTTGTTGATGTATCGGAATATCTGATCAAAAACAAGTATACCAGCTCCGACAAGCTGTTTGCGATGGGTGGCAGCGCGGGTGGTTTGCTGATGGGCGCCATCATCAATCAGGCACCACAACTGTATCGGGGAGTAGTGGCGGCTGTGCCGTTTGTGGATGTAGTTACAACCATGCTCGATGAAAGTATTCCGCTCACAACCGGTGAATTTGAGGAGTGGGGTAATCCAAAGCAAAAACAGTATTACGACTACATGCTGTCATATTCGCCCTACGATAATGTTGAAAAGAAAGCCTACCCGAACCTGCTCGTAACCACGGGTCTGCACGATTCGCAGGTGCAATACTGGGAGCCTGCCAAATGGGTTGCCAAACTACGGGCAATGAAGACTGATAACAACCAGCTTCTGCTCCATACCAACATGGAAGCAGGCCACGGTGGCGCATCGGGTCGTTTCCAGGCGCTCAGGGAAATTGCGCTGGAGTATGCTTTCATGCTGAATCTGGTTGGCGAGAAGCAGTAG
- a CDS encoding SAM hydrolase/SAM-dependent halogenase family protein has translation MTIRTTVTFLILFCFRQLATAQNGIVVFQSDFGLKDGAVSAMKGVAMGVSADLKLFDLTHEIPAYDIWQAAYRLHQTVPYYPKGTVFVSVCDPGVGTDRHSVVLLTKSGHYIVTPDNGTLTLIAEHLGISEIREIDETVNRLKNSNESYTFHGRDVYAYTAARLASRTITFQQVGSTVRKDVVRLPYQKAEFSNGMLKGNIPALDIQYGNVWTNIPKAMLSQLGAKSGEMLRVQIMHKNETLYDKSVRMVNTFGESPVGDDVAYINSLLNFSIAVNQGNFSEKYKVFSGADWKVVVSRQP, from the coding sequence ATGACTATACGCACTACAGTCACCTTTCTGATTCTTTTTTGCTTCCGTCAACTTGCTACGGCTCAGAATGGTATTGTTGTTTTTCAATCTGATTTTGGTCTGAAAGATGGAGCTGTGTCAGCCATGAAAGGCGTGGCCATGGGCGTCTCAGCCGACCTAAAACTGTTTGATCTCACGCATGAAATACCCGCTTATGATATCTGGCAAGCTGCTTACCGACTTCATCAGACAGTCCCCTATTACCCGAAAGGAACCGTTTTTGTTTCGGTCTGTGACCCCGGCGTTGGTACAGATCGGCACTCGGTTGTATTGCTCACAAAATCAGGTCATTATATTGTGACGCCTGATAACGGTACCCTGACATTAATTGCGGAGCATTTGGGCATCAGCGAGATCCGGGAAATTGACGAAACTGTCAATCGACTGAAAAATTCGAATGAGTCGTATACTTTTCACGGACGTGATGTCTATGCCTACACGGCTGCCCGGCTGGCATCCCGCACCATAACATTTCAACAAGTCGGTTCAACCGTTCGTAAAGACGTGGTTCGTTTGCCGTATCAGAAAGCCGAGTTTTCAAACGGTATGCTGAAAGGAAACATTCCAGCTCTTGATATTCAGTATGGTAATGTCTGGACTAATATTCCCAAAGCGATGTTGTCACAACTGGGTGCTAAGTCCGGCGAGATGCTACGTGTGCAGATTATGCATAAAAACGAAACGCTGTACGATAAATCCGTTCGGATGGTCAATACGTTTGGTGAATCACCCGTTGGCGATGATGTGGCCTATATCAATAGTCTACTGAACTTTTCGATTGCCGTTAATCAGGGCAATTTTTCGGAGAAGTATAAGGTGTTCAGTGGTGCCGACTGGAAAGTCGTTGTGAGCAGGCAGCCCTAA